A genomic region of Denticeps clupeoides chromosome 17, fDenClu1.1, whole genome shotgun sequence contains the following coding sequences:
- the LOC114767427 gene encoding genetic suppressor element 1-like isoform X1, with the protein MFGLKPPLYYVPGMSHEPKSASLGMISTATRNTATVSPLTPNALNGSVVANGNAAPQSAHSGFAAALRKLAKQAEEPRGPSSISSESSPVSSPATNHSSPVSTPKRGPVGPVMVPPGGHSVPSTPPVVTIAPTKTVNGLWRSEGRQVRADSVLQVANRDSAPQQEKGVHALPPHLMGSPFALGLPSSTAMPDPRLQALNLQRQLPHMVAVGGVGEEYLRGFRPYTGSEDLRVPPLSLGLDPSAAAVAAAYFHSGYLPHPSLGAYRLDEALCLSALRSPFYQPPAGGALSLHPSALHLPLPGVRYPGDLTHPSLTALQAERLQMEDELRQRERERERERERDRERVREKERERERELEREREKEREREREREVDRQKERCREKEIQAVKALERHYLNEMHSLRPPPEDRAKLAERLDKPKESHNLPTPKPLQPSHYPLGSPLHPVPPHGGHYGPGTGGIPGGLAGPVMLRHGGEEERWLSRQRRHLKEKEERQGQVSDFRQQVLEQQLELSRPGDGGETREGQRPSSKHHEGGNRDLPLHLGAPPPLISPKSHQRDHPVPANRDHPAPPPTTLWSPACHINSSSESRRSCKPPTPPTRPPPGLSKSDRAEELSRPREFQERFPPRRGHSILEHGMFLAELEKSAQTLLNQQRVSLSVPSQYGDQKRVPSPSRSLQGPSRTGPDPMLLYDEVLQQHRKLVSKLDLEAKRKREAREKGYYYDLDDSYDESDEEEVKAHLRRVSEQPPLKLDESTEKLAFLSVVGLTTLSKRDAVLQQKRRKRRRMLRERSRSPPVLPAKRQAPAPPPLATHFTAEEMDLTPELEDKKRFLNAFNLSHVSQQQRRENKKVMELLEAIKQKTVTLDTLRHNTHTPCSSPPVLAVDSTQSSPSHTNGTQHSNSPSPTSSNNPIRPSDVTKHTDPHRPQSEAVRAKEPPPLAPLPDKARASEGFYCKKPPLHPKASLPHPKDAPPSLNGRPRPWESFSAELFAQHFHQSVLQSTQRSLEKHKDGAPGVSEPNHKLDSSVHYNAPDLQGPPNRVPHPQTNGHSLLPAPGRDPSRAQEEQSGEDSEEEEEDDEDEDVSPAPRWKGIEGIFHMYHEYMEERCIEQQVLQSQCRRLEAQHYSLSVTAEQLSHKLGELLAQKQRLAMDRERMQNELEGFRKSLTLPQTLWARGHYRGFPPR; encoded by the exons GCATGAGCCATGAGCCAAAGTCAGCATCGTTAGGAATGATATCCACCGCAACACGCAACACGGCAACAGTCAGCCCTCTGACTCCGAATGCGCTGAACGGCTCAGTGGTAGCCAATGGGAACGCAGCGCCACAGTCTGCCCACTCAGGATTTGCCGCTGCCCTCCGCAAACTGGCCAAGCAGGCTGAGGAGCCCAGAG GCCCCTCCTCCATCAGCAGCGAGTcgtctccggtttcctcccctGCGACCAATCATAGCTCCCCGGTGAGCACTCCAAAGCGGGGCCCCGTGGGGCCGGTGATGGTGCCCCCAGGGGGTCACAGCGTGCCCAGCACCCCGCCTGTGGTGACCATCGCCCCCACCAAAACTGTCAACGGCCTTTGGAGAAGCGAGGGACGCCAGGTTAGG GCTGATTCAGTGCTTCAGGTTGCCAACCGAGACTCAGCCCCCCAACAGGAGAAGGGGGTTCATGCCCTCCCTCCACACCTCATGGGAAGCCCATTCGCTCTCGGCCTGCCCTCCAGCACAGCCATGCCGGACCCCCGGCTTCAGGCCCTCAA TTTGCAGCGGCAGCTTCCTCACATGGTGGCGGTGGGTGGTGTTGGCGAGGAGTACCTACGGGGCTTCAGGCCGTACACAGGCAGCGAGGATCTGCGGGTGCCCCCCCTCTCACTAGGGCTTGACCCCAGCGCTGCAGCTGTCGCTGCCGCATACTTCCACTCCGGATACCTGCCCCACCCCTCCCTGGGTGCCTACAG gcTGGATGAGGCCTTATGCCTGTCTGCCCTGCGCTCGCCATTCTACCAGCCTCCAGCAGGAGGAGCTCTCTCATTACACCCCTCAGCGCTGCATCTCCCCCTGCCGGGGGTGCGCTACCCGGGAGACCTCACACACCCGTCACTCACAGCTCTGCAGGCAGAGag GCTGCAGATGGAAGATGAGCTTcgccagagagagagggagcgagagcgCGAACGAGAGCGGGATCGGGAGCGTGTTCGTGAGAaggagcgggagagagagagagagcttgagcgagagagggagaaggagagagagagagagagggagagggaggttGACAGACAGAAGGAAAGATGTCGGGAGAAGGAGATCCAGGCAGTGAAGGCCCTGGAGAGACACTACCTGAATGAGATGCACTCACTCCGACCTCCTCCAGAAGACAGAGCCAAACTGGCCGAGAGACTTG ataaaCCCAAAGAGTCCCACAATCTGCCCACCCCGAAGCCTCTCCAGCCAAGCCACTACCCCCTGGGGAGCCCGCTGCACCCTGTGCCCCCTCATGGGGGACATTATGGGCCAGGCACAGGGGGCATCCCTGGAGGTTTGGCTGGGCCGGTGATGCTGCGGCATGGCGGTGAGGAGGAGCGCTGGCTCTCCCGGCAGAGGAGGCACCTGAAGGAGAAGGAAGAGCGGCAGGGCCAGGTGTCTGACTTCAGGCAGCAGGTGTtggagcagcagctggagcTGAGCCGACCCGGAGATGGTGGAGAGACACGGGAAGGACAGAG GCCCAGCTCCAAGCACCATGAGGGAGGAAACAGAGACCTGCCCCTGCATTTGGGGGCGCCGCCCCCTCTCATCTCTCCAAAATCTCACCAGCGGGACCACCCTGTGCCAGCCAATCGGGACCATCCTGCCCCACCTCCCACCACACTCTGGAGCCCAGCCTGCCACATCAACTCATCATCAGAGTCCCGCCGCAGTTGCAAACCACCCACGCCCCCCACGCGTCCTCCACCAGGCCTGTCCAAGTCAGACAGAGCTGAGGAGTTGAGCCGACCAAGAgaattccaggagaggttcccCCCTCGACGTGGACACAGTATCTTGGAGCACGGAATGTTCCTGGCTGAACTTGAGAAGTCTGCACAGACCCTACTCAACCAGCAGAGGGTGTCCCTGTCTGTACCCAGCCAGTATGGGGACCAAAAGAGAGTTCCGTCTCCCAGCAGAAGCCTCCAAGGGCCCAGTCGGACTGGTCCTGACCCCATGCTGTTGTATGATGAAGTCCTGCAGCAGCACAGGAAGCTGGTCAGCAAACTGGACCTGGAAgcgaagaggaagagagaggccaGAGAGAAGG GTTATTACTATGACCTGGATGACTCCTACGATGAAagtgatgaggaggaggtgaaggCCCACCTCCGGAGGGTCTCTGAGCAGCCCCCGCTCAAACTGGACGAGTCTACTGAG AAGCTGGCATTCCTCTCTGTGGTGGGTCTGACCACCCTCTCAAAGCGAGACGCCGTCCTGcagcagaagaggaggaagaggaggaggatgttgAGGGAGCGCAGCCGCTCCCCCCCTGTGCTGCCTGCGAAGCGGCAagcccccgccccgccccccctcgCCACACATTTCACGGCGGAGGAGATGGACCTGACGCCAGAGCTGGAGGACAAGAAACGATTCCTCAACGCTTTTAACCTCTCACATGTCAGCCAGCAGCAGAGGAgag AGAATAAAAAGGTGATGGAGCTGTTGGAGGCCATTAAACAGAAGACTGTAACACTGGACACCCTCAGACACAATACTCATACCCCCTGTAGCAGCCCACCTGTACTAGCTGTtg ATTCTACACAATCCTCACCCAGTCATACAAATGGCACACAGCACTCCAACTCCCCCAGTCCCACCAGCTCCAACAATCCCATACGACCATCGGATGTCACTAAGCACACCGACCCACACAGGCCCCAGTCTGAGGCCGTCCGGGCCAAAGAACCCCCTCCTCTGGCTCCCCTCCCAGATAAGGCCAGAGCTTCTGAGGGATTCTACTGCAAAAAGCCTCCGCTCCATCCGAAGGCTTCCCTTCCTCACCCCAAAGATGCCCCGCCCAGCCTGAATGGTCGGCCCAGGCCCTGGGAGAGCTTCTCAGCAGAGTTGTTCGCTCAGCACTTCCACCAGTCCGTGCTGCAGTCCACACAGAGATCCCTGGAGAAGCACAAGG ATGGCGCCCCTGGAGTCTCTGAGCCAAACCATAAGCTGGATTCGTCCGTGCACTACAACGCGCCCGACCTACAGGGACCCCCTAACAGAGTACCCCATCCACAGACGAACGGTCACTCCCTCCTGCCGGCACCTGGGCGAGACCCCTCCAGGGCTCAAGAAGAGCAGTCGGGGGAGGattctgaggaggaggaggaagatgatgaagatgaagatgtgtCTCCAGCTCCCAGGTGGAAGGGCATTGAAGGAATTTTCCACATGTATCATGAGTACATGGAAG AGCGCTGTATCGAGCAGCAGGTTCTGCAGAGTCAGTGCCGCAGGTTGGAGGCTCAGCACTACAGCCTGAGTGTGACGGCGGAGCAGCTCTCTCACAAGCTGGGG GAACTGCTGGCCCAGAAGCAGCGCCTTGCCATGGATCGGGAGCGGATGCAGAACGAGCTGGAGGGCTTCCGCAAGAGCCTGACGCTGCCGCAGACTCTCTGGGCCCGTGGCCACTACCGGGGCTTCCCTCCCAGGTGA
- the LOC114767427 gene encoding genetic suppressor element 1-like isoform X2, giving the protein MSHEPKSASLGMISTATRNTATVSPLTPNALNGSVVANGNAAPQSAHSGFAAALRKLAKQAEEPRGPSSISSESSPVSSPATNHSSPVSTPKRGPVGPVMVPPGGHSVPSTPPVVTIAPTKTVNGLWRSEGRQVRADSVLQVANRDSAPQQEKGVHALPPHLMGSPFALGLPSSTAMPDPRLQALNLQRQLPHMVAVGGVGEEYLRGFRPYTGSEDLRVPPLSLGLDPSAAAVAAAYFHSGYLPHPSLGAYRLDEALCLSALRSPFYQPPAGGALSLHPSALHLPLPGVRYPGDLTHPSLTALQAERLQMEDELRQRERERERERERDRERVREKERERERELEREREKEREREREREVDRQKERCREKEIQAVKALERHYLNEMHSLRPPPEDRAKLAERLDKPKESHNLPTPKPLQPSHYPLGSPLHPVPPHGGHYGPGTGGIPGGLAGPVMLRHGGEEERWLSRQRRHLKEKEERQGQVSDFRQQVLEQQLELSRPGDGGETREGQRPSSKHHEGGNRDLPLHLGAPPPLISPKSHQRDHPVPANRDHPAPPPTTLWSPACHINSSSESRRSCKPPTPPTRPPPGLSKSDRAEELSRPREFQERFPPRRGHSILEHGMFLAELEKSAQTLLNQQRVSLSVPSQYGDQKRVPSPSRSLQGPSRTGPDPMLLYDEVLQQHRKLVSKLDLEAKRKREAREKGYYYDLDDSYDESDEEEVKAHLRRVSEQPPLKLDESTEKLAFLSVVGLTTLSKRDAVLQQKRRKRRRMLRERSRSPPVLPAKRQAPAPPPLATHFTAEEMDLTPELEDKKRFLNAFNLSHVSQQQRRENKKVMELLEAIKQKTVTLDTLRHNTHTPCSSPPVLAVDSTQSSPSHTNGTQHSNSPSPTSSNNPIRPSDVTKHTDPHRPQSEAVRAKEPPPLAPLPDKARASEGFYCKKPPLHPKASLPHPKDAPPSLNGRPRPWESFSAELFAQHFHQSVLQSTQRSLEKHKDGAPGVSEPNHKLDSSVHYNAPDLQGPPNRVPHPQTNGHSLLPAPGRDPSRAQEEQSGEDSEEEEEDDEDEDVSPAPRWKGIEGIFHMYHEYMEERCIEQQVLQSQCRRLEAQHYSLSVTAEQLSHKLGELLAQKQRLAMDRERMQNELEGFRKSLTLPQTLWARGHYRGFPPR; this is encoded by the exons ATGAGCCATGAGCCAAAGTCAGCATCGTTAGGAATGATATCCACCGCAACACGCAACACGGCAACAGTCAGCCCTCTGACTCCGAATGCGCTGAACGGCTCAGTGGTAGCCAATGGGAACGCAGCGCCACAGTCTGCCCACTCAGGATTTGCCGCTGCCCTCCGCAAACTGGCCAAGCAGGCTGAGGAGCCCAGAG GCCCCTCCTCCATCAGCAGCGAGTcgtctccggtttcctcccctGCGACCAATCATAGCTCCCCGGTGAGCACTCCAAAGCGGGGCCCCGTGGGGCCGGTGATGGTGCCCCCAGGGGGTCACAGCGTGCCCAGCACCCCGCCTGTGGTGACCATCGCCCCCACCAAAACTGTCAACGGCCTTTGGAGAAGCGAGGGACGCCAGGTTAGG GCTGATTCAGTGCTTCAGGTTGCCAACCGAGACTCAGCCCCCCAACAGGAGAAGGGGGTTCATGCCCTCCCTCCACACCTCATGGGAAGCCCATTCGCTCTCGGCCTGCCCTCCAGCACAGCCATGCCGGACCCCCGGCTTCAGGCCCTCAA TTTGCAGCGGCAGCTTCCTCACATGGTGGCGGTGGGTGGTGTTGGCGAGGAGTACCTACGGGGCTTCAGGCCGTACACAGGCAGCGAGGATCTGCGGGTGCCCCCCCTCTCACTAGGGCTTGACCCCAGCGCTGCAGCTGTCGCTGCCGCATACTTCCACTCCGGATACCTGCCCCACCCCTCCCTGGGTGCCTACAG gcTGGATGAGGCCTTATGCCTGTCTGCCCTGCGCTCGCCATTCTACCAGCCTCCAGCAGGAGGAGCTCTCTCATTACACCCCTCAGCGCTGCATCTCCCCCTGCCGGGGGTGCGCTACCCGGGAGACCTCACACACCCGTCACTCACAGCTCTGCAGGCAGAGag GCTGCAGATGGAAGATGAGCTTcgccagagagagagggagcgagagcgCGAACGAGAGCGGGATCGGGAGCGTGTTCGTGAGAaggagcgggagagagagagagagcttgagcgagagagggagaaggagagagagagagagagggagagggaggttGACAGACAGAAGGAAAGATGTCGGGAGAAGGAGATCCAGGCAGTGAAGGCCCTGGAGAGACACTACCTGAATGAGATGCACTCACTCCGACCTCCTCCAGAAGACAGAGCCAAACTGGCCGAGAGACTTG ataaaCCCAAAGAGTCCCACAATCTGCCCACCCCGAAGCCTCTCCAGCCAAGCCACTACCCCCTGGGGAGCCCGCTGCACCCTGTGCCCCCTCATGGGGGACATTATGGGCCAGGCACAGGGGGCATCCCTGGAGGTTTGGCTGGGCCGGTGATGCTGCGGCATGGCGGTGAGGAGGAGCGCTGGCTCTCCCGGCAGAGGAGGCACCTGAAGGAGAAGGAAGAGCGGCAGGGCCAGGTGTCTGACTTCAGGCAGCAGGTGTtggagcagcagctggagcTGAGCCGACCCGGAGATGGTGGAGAGACACGGGAAGGACAGAG GCCCAGCTCCAAGCACCATGAGGGAGGAAACAGAGACCTGCCCCTGCATTTGGGGGCGCCGCCCCCTCTCATCTCTCCAAAATCTCACCAGCGGGACCACCCTGTGCCAGCCAATCGGGACCATCCTGCCCCACCTCCCACCACACTCTGGAGCCCAGCCTGCCACATCAACTCATCATCAGAGTCCCGCCGCAGTTGCAAACCACCCACGCCCCCCACGCGTCCTCCACCAGGCCTGTCCAAGTCAGACAGAGCTGAGGAGTTGAGCCGACCAAGAgaattccaggagaggttcccCCCTCGACGTGGACACAGTATCTTGGAGCACGGAATGTTCCTGGCTGAACTTGAGAAGTCTGCACAGACCCTACTCAACCAGCAGAGGGTGTCCCTGTCTGTACCCAGCCAGTATGGGGACCAAAAGAGAGTTCCGTCTCCCAGCAGAAGCCTCCAAGGGCCCAGTCGGACTGGTCCTGACCCCATGCTGTTGTATGATGAAGTCCTGCAGCAGCACAGGAAGCTGGTCAGCAAACTGGACCTGGAAgcgaagaggaagagagaggccaGAGAGAAGG GTTATTACTATGACCTGGATGACTCCTACGATGAAagtgatgaggaggaggtgaaggCCCACCTCCGGAGGGTCTCTGAGCAGCCCCCGCTCAAACTGGACGAGTCTACTGAG AAGCTGGCATTCCTCTCTGTGGTGGGTCTGACCACCCTCTCAAAGCGAGACGCCGTCCTGcagcagaagaggaggaagaggaggaggatgttgAGGGAGCGCAGCCGCTCCCCCCCTGTGCTGCCTGCGAAGCGGCAagcccccgccccgccccccctcgCCACACATTTCACGGCGGAGGAGATGGACCTGACGCCAGAGCTGGAGGACAAGAAACGATTCCTCAACGCTTTTAACCTCTCACATGTCAGCCAGCAGCAGAGGAgag AGAATAAAAAGGTGATGGAGCTGTTGGAGGCCATTAAACAGAAGACTGTAACACTGGACACCCTCAGACACAATACTCATACCCCCTGTAGCAGCCCACCTGTACTAGCTGTtg ATTCTACACAATCCTCACCCAGTCATACAAATGGCACACAGCACTCCAACTCCCCCAGTCCCACCAGCTCCAACAATCCCATACGACCATCGGATGTCACTAAGCACACCGACCCACACAGGCCCCAGTCTGAGGCCGTCCGGGCCAAAGAACCCCCTCCTCTGGCTCCCCTCCCAGATAAGGCCAGAGCTTCTGAGGGATTCTACTGCAAAAAGCCTCCGCTCCATCCGAAGGCTTCCCTTCCTCACCCCAAAGATGCCCCGCCCAGCCTGAATGGTCGGCCCAGGCCCTGGGAGAGCTTCTCAGCAGAGTTGTTCGCTCAGCACTTCCACCAGTCCGTGCTGCAGTCCACACAGAGATCCCTGGAGAAGCACAAGG ATGGCGCCCCTGGAGTCTCTGAGCCAAACCATAAGCTGGATTCGTCCGTGCACTACAACGCGCCCGACCTACAGGGACCCCCTAACAGAGTACCCCATCCACAGACGAACGGTCACTCCCTCCTGCCGGCACCTGGGCGAGACCCCTCCAGGGCTCAAGAAGAGCAGTCGGGGGAGGattctgaggaggaggaggaagatgatgaagatgaagatgtgtCTCCAGCTCCCAGGTGGAAGGGCATTGAAGGAATTTTCCACATGTATCATGAGTACATGGAAG AGCGCTGTATCGAGCAGCAGGTTCTGCAGAGTCAGTGCCGCAGGTTGGAGGCTCAGCACTACAGCCTGAGTGTGACGGCGGAGCAGCTCTCTCACAAGCTGGGG GAACTGCTGGCCCAGAAGCAGCGCCTTGCCATGGATCGGGAGCGGATGCAGAACGAGCTGGAGGGCTTCCGCAAGAGCCTGACGCTGCCGCAGACTCTCTGGGCCCGTGGCCACTACCGGGGCTTCCCTCCCAGGTGA
- the LOC114767427 gene encoding genetic suppressor element 1-like isoform X3: MFGLKPPLYYVPGPSSISSESSPVSSPATNHSSPVSTPKRGPVGPVMVPPGGHSVPSTPPVVTIAPTKTVNGLWRSEGRQVRADSVLQVANRDSAPQQEKGVHALPPHLMGSPFALGLPSSTAMPDPRLQALNLQRQLPHMVAVGGVGEEYLRGFRPYTGSEDLRVPPLSLGLDPSAAAVAAAYFHSGYLPHPSLGAYRLDEALCLSALRSPFYQPPAGGALSLHPSALHLPLPGVRYPGDLTHPSLTALQAERLQMEDELRQRERERERERERDRERVREKERERERELEREREKEREREREREVDRQKERCREKEIQAVKALERHYLNEMHSLRPPPEDRAKLAERLDKPKESHNLPTPKPLQPSHYPLGSPLHPVPPHGGHYGPGTGGIPGGLAGPVMLRHGGEEERWLSRQRRHLKEKEERQGQVSDFRQQVLEQQLELSRPGDGGETREGQRPSSKHHEGGNRDLPLHLGAPPPLISPKSHQRDHPVPANRDHPAPPPTTLWSPACHINSSSESRRSCKPPTPPTRPPPGLSKSDRAEELSRPREFQERFPPRRGHSILEHGMFLAELEKSAQTLLNQQRVSLSVPSQYGDQKRVPSPSRSLQGPSRTGPDPMLLYDEVLQQHRKLVSKLDLEAKRKREAREKGYYYDLDDSYDESDEEEVKAHLRRVSEQPPLKLDESTEKLAFLSVVGLTTLSKRDAVLQQKRRKRRRMLRERSRSPPVLPAKRQAPAPPPLATHFTAEEMDLTPELEDKKRFLNAFNLSHVSQQQRRENKKVMELLEAIKQKTVTLDTLRHNTHTPCSSPPVLAVDSTQSSPSHTNGTQHSNSPSPTSSNNPIRPSDVTKHTDPHRPQSEAVRAKEPPPLAPLPDKARASEGFYCKKPPLHPKASLPHPKDAPPSLNGRPRPWESFSAELFAQHFHQSVLQSTQRSLEKHKDGAPGVSEPNHKLDSSVHYNAPDLQGPPNRVPHPQTNGHSLLPAPGRDPSRAQEEQSGEDSEEEEEDDEDEDVSPAPRWKGIEGIFHMYHEYMEERCIEQQVLQSQCRRLEAQHYSLSVTAEQLSHKLGELLAQKQRLAMDRERMQNELEGFRKSLTLPQTLWARGHYRGFPPR; encoded by the exons GCCCCTCCTCCATCAGCAGCGAGTcgtctccggtttcctcccctGCGACCAATCATAGCTCCCCGGTGAGCACTCCAAAGCGGGGCCCCGTGGGGCCGGTGATGGTGCCCCCAGGGGGTCACAGCGTGCCCAGCACCCCGCCTGTGGTGACCATCGCCCCCACCAAAACTGTCAACGGCCTTTGGAGAAGCGAGGGACGCCAGGTTAGG GCTGATTCAGTGCTTCAGGTTGCCAACCGAGACTCAGCCCCCCAACAGGAGAAGGGGGTTCATGCCCTCCCTCCACACCTCATGGGAAGCCCATTCGCTCTCGGCCTGCCCTCCAGCACAGCCATGCCGGACCCCCGGCTTCAGGCCCTCAA TTTGCAGCGGCAGCTTCCTCACATGGTGGCGGTGGGTGGTGTTGGCGAGGAGTACCTACGGGGCTTCAGGCCGTACACAGGCAGCGAGGATCTGCGGGTGCCCCCCCTCTCACTAGGGCTTGACCCCAGCGCTGCAGCTGTCGCTGCCGCATACTTCCACTCCGGATACCTGCCCCACCCCTCCCTGGGTGCCTACAG gcTGGATGAGGCCTTATGCCTGTCTGCCCTGCGCTCGCCATTCTACCAGCCTCCAGCAGGAGGAGCTCTCTCATTACACCCCTCAGCGCTGCATCTCCCCCTGCCGGGGGTGCGCTACCCGGGAGACCTCACACACCCGTCACTCACAGCTCTGCAGGCAGAGag GCTGCAGATGGAAGATGAGCTTcgccagagagagagggagcgagagcgCGAACGAGAGCGGGATCGGGAGCGTGTTCGTGAGAaggagcgggagagagagagagagcttgagcgagagagggagaaggagagagagagagagagggagagggaggttGACAGACAGAAGGAAAGATGTCGGGAGAAGGAGATCCAGGCAGTGAAGGCCCTGGAGAGACACTACCTGAATGAGATGCACTCACTCCGACCTCCTCCAGAAGACAGAGCCAAACTGGCCGAGAGACTTG ataaaCCCAAAGAGTCCCACAATCTGCCCACCCCGAAGCCTCTCCAGCCAAGCCACTACCCCCTGGGGAGCCCGCTGCACCCTGTGCCCCCTCATGGGGGACATTATGGGCCAGGCACAGGGGGCATCCCTGGAGGTTTGGCTGGGCCGGTGATGCTGCGGCATGGCGGTGAGGAGGAGCGCTGGCTCTCCCGGCAGAGGAGGCACCTGAAGGAGAAGGAAGAGCGGCAGGGCCAGGTGTCTGACTTCAGGCAGCAGGTGTtggagcagcagctggagcTGAGCCGACCCGGAGATGGTGGAGAGACACGGGAAGGACAGAG GCCCAGCTCCAAGCACCATGAGGGAGGAAACAGAGACCTGCCCCTGCATTTGGGGGCGCCGCCCCCTCTCATCTCTCCAAAATCTCACCAGCGGGACCACCCTGTGCCAGCCAATCGGGACCATCCTGCCCCACCTCCCACCACACTCTGGAGCCCAGCCTGCCACATCAACTCATCATCAGAGTCCCGCCGCAGTTGCAAACCACCCACGCCCCCCACGCGTCCTCCACCAGGCCTGTCCAAGTCAGACAGAGCTGAGGAGTTGAGCCGACCAAGAgaattccaggagaggttcccCCCTCGACGTGGACACAGTATCTTGGAGCACGGAATGTTCCTGGCTGAACTTGAGAAGTCTGCACAGACCCTACTCAACCAGCAGAGGGTGTCCCTGTCTGTACCCAGCCAGTATGGGGACCAAAAGAGAGTTCCGTCTCCCAGCAGAAGCCTCCAAGGGCCCAGTCGGACTGGTCCTGACCCCATGCTGTTGTATGATGAAGTCCTGCAGCAGCACAGGAAGCTGGTCAGCAAACTGGACCTGGAAgcgaagaggaagagagaggccaGAGAGAAGG GTTATTACTATGACCTGGATGACTCCTACGATGAAagtgatgaggaggaggtgaaggCCCACCTCCGGAGGGTCTCTGAGCAGCCCCCGCTCAAACTGGACGAGTCTACTGAG AAGCTGGCATTCCTCTCTGTGGTGGGTCTGACCACCCTCTCAAAGCGAGACGCCGTCCTGcagcagaagaggaggaagaggaggaggatgttgAGGGAGCGCAGCCGCTCCCCCCCTGTGCTGCCTGCGAAGCGGCAagcccccgccccgccccccctcgCCACACATTTCACGGCGGAGGAGATGGACCTGACGCCAGAGCTGGAGGACAAGAAACGATTCCTCAACGCTTTTAACCTCTCACATGTCAGCCAGCAGCAGAGGAgag AGAATAAAAAGGTGATGGAGCTGTTGGAGGCCATTAAACAGAAGACTGTAACACTGGACACCCTCAGACACAATACTCATACCCCCTGTAGCAGCCCACCTGTACTAGCTGTtg ATTCTACACAATCCTCACCCAGTCATACAAATGGCACACAGCACTCCAACTCCCCCAGTCCCACCAGCTCCAACAATCCCATACGACCATCGGATGTCACTAAGCACACCGACCCACACAGGCCCCAGTCTGAGGCCGTCCGGGCCAAAGAACCCCCTCCTCTGGCTCCCCTCCCAGATAAGGCCAGAGCTTCTGAGGGATTCTACTGCAAAAAGCCTCCGCTCCATCCGAAGGCTTCCCTTCCTCACCCCAAAGATGCCCCGCCCAGCCTGAATGGTCGGCCCAGGCCCTGGGAGAGCTTCTCAGCAGAGTTGTTCGCTCAGCACTTCCACCAGTCCGTGCTGCAGTCCACACAGAGATCCCTGGAGAAGCACAAGG ATGGCGCCCCTGGAGTCTCTGAGCCAAACCATAAGCTGGATTCGTCCGTGCACTACAACGCGCCCGACCTACAGGGACCCCCTAACAGAGTACCCCATCCACAGACGAACGGTCACTCCCTCCTGCCGGCACCTGGGCGAGACCCCTCCAGGGCTCAAGAAGAGCAGTCGGGGGAGGattctgaggaggaggaggaagatgatgaagatgaagatgtgtCTCCAGCTCCCAGGTGGAAGGGCATTGAAGGAATTTTCCACATGTATCATGAGTACATGGAAG AGCGCTGTATCGAGCAGCAGGTTCTGCAGAGTCAGTGCCGCAGGTTGGAGGCTCAGCACTACAGCCTGAGTGTGACGGCGGAGCAGCTCTCTCACAAGCTGGGG GAACTGCTGGCCCAGAAGCAGCGCCTTGCCATGGATCGGGAGCGGATGCAGAACGAGCTGGAGGGCTTCCGCAAGAGCCTGACGCTGCCGCAGACTCTCTGGGCCCGTGGCCACTACCGGGGCTTCCCTCCCAGGTGA